A genomic region of Sideroxydans sp. CL21 contains the following coding sequences:
- a CDS encoding acyl--CoA ligase, translated as MKKLTTLSEMIAIHAKETPSAIAITAPSAKPLTYQALNMLVDNTVKTLNRLGVGRGDRVGIVMPNCPEMATAFVAVASGCTAAPLNMAYRADEFEFYLGDLKAKALVVAEGSDTPARAIAAKLGIAILELTPTPENGAGSFTIAGAGTLGAPGAKTGLAQTDDIALILHTSGTTSRPKIVPLTHKNVCASARNISATLDLRPDDRELHVMPLFHIHGLIAGVLAPMAVGSQIFCTPGFNALKFYGWMKECKPTWYTAVPTMHQTILSRAAGNLDVIAGNPLRFIRSSSSSMPTQVIAELEKTFNAPLIESYGMTEAAHQMASNPLPPAKRIPGSVGIAAGPEIAIMDNDGNLLKSGVIGEVVIRGENVTLGYENNPKANAEAFVNGWFRTGDQGSLTDDGYLTLTGRLKEIINRGGEKISPLEVDEVLMHHPAVMQVVTFAMPHEKLGEDVAAAVVLREGCSLDEHELREFAATKLAAFKVPRKILFMAEIPKGATGKLQRIGLAAKLGLNA; from the coding sequence ATGAAAAAACTCACCACTCTCTCGGAAATGATCGCGATCCACGCAAAGGAAACTCCTTCCGCCATCGCGATCACGGCGCCCTCGGCGAAGCCCCTGACCTATCAGGCTTTGAACATGCTCGTGGACAATACCGTGAAGACACTCAATCGGCTGGGTGTGGGCAGGGGAGACCGGGTCGGGATCGTGATGCCCAATTGCCCGGAAATGGCAACGGCATTTGTCGCGGTGGCGAGCGGTTGCACGGCGGCACCCCTCAACATGGCTTACCGGGCGGACGAGTTCGAATTTTATCTCGGCGATTTGAAAGCCAAGGCGCTGGTGGTTGCCGAGGGAAGCGATACACCGGCCCGGGCCATCGCGGCAAAGCTGGGCATCGCGATCCTGGAACTGACGCCGACTCCCGAAAACGGTGCGGGCAGTTTCACCATTGCAGGTGCAGGTACTCTTGGTGCGCCCGGTGCAAAAACCGGGCTTGCACAAACCGACGATATCGCACTGATCCTGCATACCTCCGGCACGACTTCCCGGCCCAAGATCGTTCCCCTCACCCACAAGAACGTATGCGCTTCTGCGCGCAACATCAGCGCGACGCTCGATCTCCGGCCGGATGACCGCGAGTTGCATGTGATGCCGCTGTTCCATATTCACGGATTGATCGCGGGCGTACTCGCTCCGATGGCTGTCGGCAGCCAGATATTTTGCACGCCGGGTTTCAATGCATTGAAATTCTATGGCTGGATGAAAGAGTGCAAGCCAACCTGGTACACCGCCGTGCCGACCATGCACCAGACCATTCTGTCCCGCGCCGCTGGCAATCTGGATGTCATAGCAGGCAATCCGCTGCGATTTATCCGTTCTTCCTCTTCGTCCATGCCGACGCAGGTCATCGCCGAACTGGAAAAAACCTTCAATGCCCCGTTGATCGAATCGTATGGAATGACGGAAGCCGCCCACCAGATGGCAAGCAATCCTTTGCCGCCGGCCAAGCGCATTCCGGGCTCGGTGGGCATCGCTGCCGGTCCCGAGATCGCCATCATGGACAACGACGGCAACTTGCTCAAATCCGGCGTGATCGGGGAGGTCGTGATACGCGGGGAAAATGTGACGCTGGGTTACGAGAATAATCCCAAGGCCAATGCGGAAGCCTTTGTTAACGGGTGGTTCCGCACAGGCGATCAGGGATCCCTTACGGACGATGGGTATTTGACATTAACCGGCCGTTTGAAGGAAATCATCAACAGGGGAGGAGAAAAAATATCCCCGCTGGAGGTCGATGAAGTCCTGATGCATCACCCTGCTGTCATGCAGGTTGTTACGTTCGCCATGCCGCATGAAAAATTGGGCGAGGACGTGGCTGCGGCAGTGGTGTTGCGGGAAGGTTGCAGTCTGGACGAACATGAATTGCGCGAATTCGCGGCGACCAAGCTGGCGGCTTTCAAAGTACCCAGAAAAATCCTGTTCATGGCGGAAATCCCCAAGGGGGCCACGGGTAAATTGCAGCGTATCGGACTTGCCGCAAAATTGGGTTTGAACGCATAG